The following proteins are encoded in a genomic region of Phycisphaera sp.:
- a CDS encoding M14 family metallopeptidase, giving the protein MKQRMGVLSWTDLDVPPNGNKEGRLVVSESYVGADLAIPFSVWRGKRDGPAVFITAAVHGDEINGTGAIRHILMNWPFSLSAGTLVMVPVVNLMGFERNSRYLPDRRDLNRSFPGSPRGSLSARLAHAMFEGLVKPCQYGIDLHTAAVRRTNFPNVRANLSDPVIAEFARAFGAELTVDNKGPEGSLRAAACDAGVPTLILEAGEVWKVEPTYVEHAVRGIRNCLIHLGMVEGEPEKPAYRIEADSSKWVRAENGGFLSFHVAPGDFVNKGDPIATNTDLLGNEQNVIEAPQSGVVLGMTTIPSVAPGDPICHVAFPTSRALQKAEAAQDKLAGHHLHERTREDLSRNMHLSDAPEARE; this is encoded by the coding sequence GTGAAGCAGCGCATGGGCGTGCTCTCGTGGACCGACCTGGACGTTCCGCCGAACGGCAACAAGGAAGGCCGGCTGGTCGTCTCGGAGAGCTATGTCGGGGCCGATCTCGCGATCCCCTTCAGCGTCTGGCGTGGCAAGCGAGACGGGCCTGCCGTCTTCATTACCGCCGCCGTGCACGGCGACGAGATCAACGGCACCGGCGCCATCCGCCACATTCTGATGAACTGGCCGTTCTCGCTCTCGGCTGGCACGCTCGTCATGGTTCCCGTGGTGAACCTCATGGGCTTCGAGCGCAACAGCCGCTACCTGCCCGACCGGCGCGACCTCAACCGCAGCTTCCCCGGCTCGCCCCGCGGTAGCCTGTCGGCCCGATTGGCGCACGCCATGTTCGAGGGCCTGGTCAAGCCCTGCCAGTACGGCATCGACCTGCACACCGCCGCTGTCCGCCGCACCAACTTTCCCAACGTCCGCGCCAATTTAAGCGATCCGGTGATCGCGGAGTTCGCGCGGGCGTTCGGAGCCGAGTTGACCGTCGACAACAAGGGGCCCGAGGGCTCGCTCCGCGCCGCCGCGTGCGACGCGGGTGTGCCCACGCTCATCCTCGAGGCCGGCGAGGTCTGGAAGGTCGAGCCGACCTATGTCGAGCACGCCGTCCGTGGCATCCGCAACTGCCTCATCCATCTGGGCATGGTTGAGGGCGAGCCCGAGAAGCCCGCCTACCGCATCGAGGCGGATTCGTCCAAGTGGGTGCGCGCCGAGAACGGCGGCTTCCTGAGCTTCCACGTCGCGCCCGGAGATTTCGTGAACAAGGGCGACCCCATCGCCACCAACACCGACCTGCTGGGCAACGAGCAGAACGTGATCGAAGCCCCGCAATCGGGCGTCGTCCTGGGTATGACCACGATACCCAGCGTCGCGCCGGGCGACCCAATCTGCCACGTCGCCTTCCCAACCAGCCGGGCCTTGCAAAAAGCCGAGGCAGCCCAGGACAAGCTGGCCGGCCATCACCTGCACGAGCGCACGCGGGAAGACCTCTCGCGCAACATGCACCTGAGCGATGCTCCCGAGGCGCGTGAGTGA
- a CDS encoding DUF6159 family protein, producing the protein MFTRIRNGWAISMASFGLLMENKKLIIFPLLSSIAALLVVASFVAPIVGTTTGRTIFMTEDPNAQTGQMVVMFLLYFCCYFVMLFFNAALVGVTMMHLDGRPYKLSDGLRIAWDRFSLILMWAVIAASVGFALKMIEQRSALAGKIIALVLGSAWTAMTYFVVPVMIVERAPAHKAIGRSFSLVKQTWGEGLVANWANGLFIAAGVIVGFVVMFAAGATGDPVIAGLGIILGLSWMGLMVLVSMTLDSITNAVLYVYARTGQSPDGFDDQLLDMAFAGKGGAGIRIGNEGAQMEEPVQTRSSLPALPELPDKASGPSLADMRKKEAASDQSTDAA; encoded by the coding sequence ATGTTTACTCGGATACGCAACGGCTGGGCGATCTCGATGGCGAGCTTCGGGCTGCTCATGGAGAACAAGAAGCTCATCATCTTCCCTCTGCTGAGCTCGATCGCGGCCCTATTGGTCGTGGCGAGCTTCGTCGCACCGATCGTGGGAACGACCACGGGGCGGACGATCTTCATGACCGAGGATCCCAACGCCCAGACCGGCCAGATGGTGGTCATGTTCCTGCTGTACTTCTGTTGCTACTTTGTCATGTTGTTCTTCAACGCGGCGCTGGTGGGCGTCACGATGATGCACCTGGATGGGCGGCCGTACAAGCTCAGCGACGGGCTGCGCATCGCGTGGGACCGGTTCAGCCTGATCCTGATGTGGGCGGTGATCGCCGCGTCGGTGGGCTTCGCGCTCAAGATGATCGAACAGCGGTCGGCCCTGGCGGGCAAGATCATCGCGCTCGTGCTCGGGTCGGCGTGGACGGCGATGACGTACTTTGTCGTTCCCGTGATGATCGTGGAGCGGGCCCCGGCGCACAAGGCCATCGGGCGGTCGTTCTCGCTCGTGAAGCAGACCTGGGGCGAGGGGCTGGTGGCCAACTGGGCCAACGGGTTGTTCATCGCCGCTGGCGTCATCGTTGGGTTCGTGGTCATGTTCGCCGCGGGCGCTACGGGCGACCCGGTCATCGCTGGGCTTGGCATCATCCTCGGCTTGTCGTGGATGGGCCTGATGGTGCTGGTGTCCATGACGCTCGATTCGATCACCAACGCCGTGCTGTACGTCTACGCCAGGACCGGGCAGTCACCCGATGGGTTCGACGACCAACTGTTGGATATGGCGTTTGCCGGCAAGGGCGGCGCCGGAATCCGCATCGGCAACGAGGGCGCCCAGATGGAAGAGCCGGTGCAGACAAGATCGTCGCTCCCAGCGCTCCCCGAATTGCCTGATAAGGCGAGCGGCCCGTCGCTTGCTGACATGCGTAAGAAAGAAGCGGCGTCGGACCAATCGACCGACGCCGCCTGA
- a CDS encoding DUF1501 domain-containing protein — MDLHDSKAYTRRAFLGRGVMLASASLAAPGFVQSAAWGLPSPSAMLTSLAGVPEDRVLVVVQLSGGNDGLNTVVPYGMDEYYRARRAIGISKDRVLELDTRQGLGLHPALAPMKEMYDSGLCSVFQGVGYPNPNRSHFKSMDIWHTAETSGTGEGWIGRYLDSECVGFGKGESGKIEGGATDGGPPAISIGRDAPLAMQGRKVNPVSFESADVFRWLGEDHDRALKGGYDHLNRREAQGPADSNEAFLTKTALDAQVSSDMIRKAVSTQPLVRYPGNGLARQLAMIAQMIRAGLKTRIYYATLGGFDTHAGQGGVNGRHSQLLGQMAQSMRAFYQDLKEQGNDGRVMTLTFSEFGRRVSQNASGGTDHGTAAPMFLFGPMVRPGVHGTHPSMSNLDGGDLKHTLDFRHVYAGVLDSWMGADSEAILNRRYRPALVLGKS; from the coding sequence ATGGACCTGCACGACTCGAAGGCTTACACCCGGCGCGCGTTCCTCGGACGCGGGGTGATGCTGGCATCGGCATCGCTGGCCGCACCGGGATTCGTGCAGTCGGCGGCCTGGGGGCTGCCCTCGCCCAGCGCCATGCTCACGAGCCTCGCGGGCGTGCCCGAGGACCGCGTGCTAGTGGTCGTGCAGCTCTCGGGCGGCAACGACGGGCTAAACACCGTGGTGCCCTACGGCATGGATGAGTACTACCGGGCCCGCCGCGCGATCGGCATCTCGAAGGATCGCGTGCTCGAGCTCGACACGCGGCAGGGGCTCGGCTTGCATCCCGCGCTCGCGCCCATGAAGGAGATGTACGACTCCGGACTTTGCTCGGTGTTCCAGGGCGTGGGCTATCCCAATCCCAATCGCTCGCACTTCAAGAGCATGGACATCTGGCACACGGCCGAGACCAGCGGCACCGGCGAGGGCTGGATCGGGCGGTACCTCGATAGCGAGTGCGTGGGCTTTGGCAAGGGTGAGAGCGGGAAGATTGAGGGCGGGGCGACGGACGGTGGCCCGCCGGCGATCTCGATCGGGCGCGATGCGCCGCTGGCGATGCAGGGCCGGAAGGTAAACCCCGTATCGTTCGAGAGCGCCGACGTGTTCCGCTGGCTGGGCGAGGACCACGACCGCGCGCTCAAGGGCGGGTACGACCACCTCAACCGGCGCGAGGCGCAGGGCCCGGCCGACAGCAACGAGGCCTTCCTGACCAAGACAGCGCTCGACGCGCAGGTCAGCAGCGACATGATCCGCAAGGCCGTCTCGACCCAGCCGCTGGTGCGCTACCCGGGGAATGGGCTGGCGCGGCAGCTCGCGATGATCGCCCAGATGATCCGTGCTGGGCTGAAGACACGCATCTATTACGCCACTCTGGGTGGGTTCGATACCCATGCCGGCCAGGGCGGGGTCAACGGCCGTCACTCGCAATTGCTGGGGCAGATGGCCCAATCGATGAGGGCGTTCTACCAGGACCTCAAGGAACAGGGCAACGACGGGCGCGTGATGACGCTCACCTTCAGCGAGTTCGGGCGGCGGGTCTCGCAGAATGCCAGCGGCGGCACCGACCACGGAACTGCGGCCCCGATGTTCCTGTTCGGCCCGATGGTGCGCCCCGGCGTGCATGGCACGCACCCATCGATGAGCAACCTCGACGGCGGCGACCTCAAGCACACGCTGGACTTCCGCCACGTGTACGCGGGCGTGCTCGACAGCTGGATGGGTGCCGATTCCGAGGCGATCCTGAACCGGCGTTATCGGCCCGCGCTGGTGCTGGGTAAGTCCTGA
- a CDS encoding DUF1800 domain-containing protein: MANQEGTARGEQQTTLEEQRRQERVDLRRVWEPIEASEFGFDQARHLLWRAGFGATPAQISAIASMGPERAVDYLLETPDAPDAMPGADLFDRNIMRPYTEEERRIAANARRSRDEDALASLRAMRQQAQVQDRRQMREIQRWWLTRMIETPRPLEEKMTLFWHGHFATSYRTIEDSYHMYMQNQRFRRHALGNYGELLHEIIKDPAMLAYLDNNDSRKGQPNENLARELMELFSMGVGSYSEGDIREGARALTGYTFRDDEFVLDRENHDGGRKRIFGRSGEYNGEGFVTAILAQRATSVYMTRKLYTFFVGDLPEEPRDFSPAEGSVLDKMRLTFVRKRYAIKPLLRELFLSRHFYSDDVVGQRIKSPAELVVGGVRELRTPVRELSTLLDAMALMGQSLFFPPSVAGWSGGRAWINTSTMFVRQNTLAFLLTGRKPNGPDALADMQQYEPDPIMAELRAVFDEGDDEHAVRSVLRYTLGRTPPHAIESLKDVLHRRGGARDGEALRDMLLLVAAMPEYQLC, encoded by the coding sequence ATGGCAAACCAGGAAGGCACAGCACGGGGCGAGCAACAAACCACGCTCGAAGAGCAACGCCGGCAGGAGCGCGTGGACCTTCGGCGGGTGTGGGAGCCCATCGAGGCGTCGGAATTTGGATTCGATCAGGCGCGGCACTTGCTCTGGCGTGCGGGTTTTGGCGCGACGCCCGCGCAAATCTCGGCGATCGCGTCGATGGGCCCGGAGCGCGCCGTCGATTACTTGCTCGAAACGCCCGACGCGCCCGATGCGATGCCCGGGGCCGACCTGTTCGATCGGAACATCATGCGGCCTTATACCGAGGAGGAGCGCCGCATCGCCGCCAACGCGCGGCGGTCTCGCGACGAGGACGCGCTGGCTTCGCTCCGCGCGATGCGCCAGCAGGCGCAGGTGCAGGATCGCCGGCAGATGCGCGAGATCCAGCGGTGGTGGCTCACGCGGATGATCGAGACGCCCCGCCCGCTCGAGGAGAAGATGACGCTGTTCTGGCACGGCCACTTCGCCACCAGCTACCGCACCATCGAAGACAGCTACCACATGTACATGCAGAACCAGCGCTTCCGCAGGCACGCGCTGGGCAACTACGGCGAGCTGCTGCACGAGATCATCAAGGATCCGGCCATGCTGGCCTACCTCGACAACAACGACAGCCGCAAGGGTCAGCCCAACGAAAACCTGGCGCGCGAGCTGATGGAGTTGTTCTCGATGGGCGTGGGTAGCTACAGCGAGGGGGACATCCGCGAGGGTGCCCGAGCGCTCACGGGCTACACCTTCCGCGACGACGAATTCGTGCTCGACCGCGAGAACCACGACGGCGGACGCAAGCGCATCTTTGGACGCAGCGGCGAGTACAACGGCGAGGGCTTCGTGACCGCCATCCTGGCCCAGCGCGCCACAAGCGTCTATATGACGCGTAAGTTGTACACGTTCTTCGTTGGCGACCTGCCCGAGGAACCGCGTGACTTCTCACCCGCGGAAGGCTCGGTGCTCGACAAGATGCGCCTGACGTTCGTGCGGAAGCGATACGCCATCAAGCCGCTGCTGCGCGAGCTCTTCCTGAGCCGGCACTTCTACAGCGATGATGTCGTCGGGCAGCGCATCAAGAGCCCGGCCGAGCTGGTCGTGGGCGGCGTGCGCGAGCTGCGCACACCGGTGCGAGAACTCTCAACGTTACTCGACGCGATGGCGCTGATGGGCCAGAGCCTGTTCTTCCCGCCGTCCGTCGCGGGCTGGAGCGGCGGGCGTGCGTGGATCAACACCTCGACCATGTTCGTGCGGCAGAACACGCTGGCCTTCCTGCTGACCGGCCGGAAGCCCAACGGCCCGGATGCGCTAGCCGACATGCAGCAGTACGAACCGGACCCGATCATGGCCGAACTCCGCGCAGTGTTCGACGAGGGCGACGACGAGCACGCCGTGCGGAGCGTGCTGCGGTACACACTGGGCCGGACGCCGCCGCACGCGATCGAGTCTCTCAAGGATGTCCTGCACCGCCGCGGTGGCGCTCGGGACGGCGAGGCTCTGCGCGATATGCTTCTGCTGGTTGCGGCGATGCCCGAGTACCAGCTCTGCTAA
- a CDS encoding COX15/CtaA family protein: MTRSKTKLDGTSPPTVRSIAGSVIVGGFGTAIAMWLTWLIGHQPWLDLPAAATGIAMLGWLVAGACFGGLHGGRRLGWLAGGGTTLVAAMLNLLIMGSLVSESIDGALPAEGSAGLTPSARMTMLGFLGASFVGGAVIGGASGLIARAREPRPLATWAGRFAVVAAIAVAPLLLLGGLVTSTGSGLAVPDWPGTYGANMFLYPIALMADPRIFLEHTHRLFGSLVGITTISLAIFVWSTRELRKKMDVPIAIGVVVAIGAVLVAGLRMHTSDALGGLAFGGIAVAVALGSVAWFLTALGKQRPAQAAAALILMVSAQGVLGGTRVTEANPLLGTIHGVLGQAYFASMVMFAAWVSPTARNLRALERPRAWVRSGAWMLLAALLLQLVMGAMYRHGSMAAEPRAWAGPALHGHMTFSVIVVILASIVGFALIGQGSGPSSESGDGHDQRGARASGRLGKLLFVAVLLQFALGWVAFALVTGGEQRVVPTAEQLADATSVPVATALVTFAHQANGALLLATASAAVVWGGLVLAARRQPRVQPAAV; this comes from the coding sequence GTGACCCGTTCAAAAACTAAACTTGATGGCACCTCACCCCCAACCGTCCGGAGCATCGCCGGGTCGGTCATTGTCGGCGGCTTCGGTACCGCCATCGCCATGTGGCTGACGTGGCTTATCGGACATCAACCCTGGCTCGATCTGCCCGCAGCGGCCACCGGCATCGCCATGCTCGGCTGGCTCGTCGCCGGGGCGTGCTTTGGCGGGCTCCATGGCGGACGCCGCCTGGGCTGGCTGGCCGGGGGCGGCACCACCCTTGTTGCGGCCATGCTGAACCTGCTGATCATGGGCTCGCTCGTGTCCGAGAGCATCGACGGGGCATTGCCGGCCGAGGGCTCAGCGGGTCTCACCCCATCGGCGAGGATGACCATGCTGGGTTTCCTCGGTGCGAGTTTCGTCGGCGGGGCGGTCATCGGCGGGGCGAGCGGATTGATCGCTCGGGCTCGTGAGCCGCGGCCGCTCGCAACCTGGGCCGGCCGCTTCGCCGTCGTCGCCGCCATTGCTGTTGCTCCCCTCCTACTCCTGGGCGGGCTGGTGACGAGCACGGGCTCGGGGCTGGCCGTGCCCGACTGGCCGGGCACCTACGGCGCGAACATGTTTTTGTACCCCATCGCGCTGATGGCCGATCCGCGCATCTTCTTAGAGCACACGCATCGGTTGTTCGGCTCGCTCGTGGGCATCACCACCATCTCGCTGGCGATCTTCGTGTGGTCGACGCGTGAGCTGCGCAAGAAGATGGATGTCCCGATCGCCATCGGCGTCGTGGTTGCCATCGGCGCGGTGCTGGTCGCGGGATTGCGCATGCACACGAGCGACGCGCTCGGCGGGCTGGCGTTCGGCGGCATCGCCGTCGCCGTCGCGCTCGGCAGCGTGGCGTGGTTCTTGACCGCCCTCGGCAAGCAACGCCCGGCGCAGGCGGCCGCGGCGCTCATCCTGATGGTCAGCGCCCAGGGCGTGCTGGGCGGCACCCGCGTGACCGAAGCCAACCCGCTGCTAGGCACCATCCACGGCGTGCTGGGGCAGGCCTACTTCGCGTCGATGGTGATGTTCGCCGCCTGGGTATCGCCCACCGCGCGCAATCTGCGAGCGCTCGAACGCCCGCGCGCCTGGGTGCGCAGTGGGGCGTGGATGCTGCTCGCCGCGCTGCTGCTGCAACTGGTGATGGGCGCGATGTACCGGCACGGCAGCATGGCCGCCGAGCCGCGCGCGTGGGCTGGGCCGGCATTGCACGGGCACATGACGTTCTCGGTGATCGTCGTGATCCTGGCATCGATCGTGGGCTTTGCGCTCATCGGGCAGGGCTCGGGGCCATCGTCCGAATCTGGCGATGGGCATGACCAACGCGGTGCCCGTGCAAGCGGGCGGCTCGGGAAGCTGCTGTTCGTCGCGGTTTTGCTCCAGTTCGCGCTCGGATGGGTGGCGTTCGCGCTGGTAACCGGTGGCGAGCAACGCGTGGTTCCGACAGCCGAACAGTTAGCGGACGCGACCAGCGTGCCCGTCGCCACCGCCCTGGTCACCTTCGCCCACCAGGCCAACGGGGCCCTGCTGCTGGCCACGGCGAGCGCGGCCGTGGTGTGGGGCGGGCTGGTGCTCGCGGCCCGTCGGCAACCCCGGGTGCAACCGGCGGCCGTCTGA
- a CDS encoding cytochrome c family protein: MNLLPTVGAIGGAVSLIVVIGVVTTYFTPKYWEVGYMPTQPGSGFSHQIHAGKLGMDCRYCHTNVEKSAEANIPPVSTCMGCHTDGMLSPTYDPAEKVEFIRTAWTEDESIPWARIHKLPDYVRNFPHHAHVNAGVSCYSCHGQIEAMPVVYQAEALSMSWCLDCHRGVGDAIEGHDDPAKYLVPKDMVTDLEWVETVWNGEGEGQAAAASAVLAGIRQAPPENCGACHY, encoded by the coding sequence ATGAACCTGTTGCCCACGGTGGGGGCTATCGGCGGGGCCGTGAGCCTCATCGTGGTCATCGGCGTGGTCACGACGTATTTCACGCCCAAGTACTGGGAGGTGGGTTACATGCCCACCCAGCCGGGCTCGGGCTTCAGCCACCAGATCCACGCGGGCAAGCTGGGCATGGACTGCCGTTATTGCCACACCAACGTCGAGAAGTCGGCCGAGGCCAACATCCCGCCGGTTTCGACGTGCATGGGCTGCCACACCGACGGCATGCTCAGCCCCACGTATGACCCGGCCGAGAAGGTCGAGTTCATCCGCACGGCGTGGACCGAGGACGAATCGATCCCCTGGGCTCGCATCCACAAGCTGCCCGATTACGTGCGCAACTTCCCGCACCATGCCCACGTGAACGCGGGCGTGAGCTGCTACTCGTGTCACGGCCAGATCGAGGCGATGCCGGTGGTGTACCAGGCCGAGGCGCTGAGCATGAGTTGGTGCCTCGATTGCCACCGCGGCGTCGGTGATGCCATCGAGGGCCACGACGACCCGGCCAAGTACCTGGTGCCCAAGGACATGGTGACCGACCTGGAGTGGGTCGAAACCGTGTGGAACGGCGAGGGTGAGGGCCAGGCAGCCGCGGCGTCGGCCGTGCTCGCGGGCATCCGCCAGGCACCTCCCGAGAACTGCGGCGCGTGCCACTACTGA